One Candidatus Bathyarchaeota archaeon genomic window, GCGTACAAGGCGGAGAAGGAGAAGGAAGAGGAGGAGAAGAAAGCTAGACTCGAGGCTCTCAGCAAGCCGATAGAGAACTTAGACGAGTTTCTCGAGAAACTCATAGGGTCTACGGGTAGGGTGAGGCCGTCTTATGGAGGATATGAGATAGAGATATTAGACCCGGTCGAGTTTCCATGGTGCGACGTGTTGCTGACCATGCAAAACCTAGATTTTGACATATGGTTTTCCAAGAAAGATGATGTCTATAAGATAACGTGTAAACCCAGAGCTTAAGACGGCCTTTTTGACGCTTTTTTGAGAACCGACAAGACCGTCTAGCTTGACTTATAGGTTAAAGCACGAGGTATAAGTTTAGGCGTTCTATTATTATATAAACCGGGGGATACGATGACACGGGTTGAAAAATCCAGGGTCGACGTAGGTATTCCAGGTATGAACGAGGTCCTGCATGGAGGCATACCTCGCCGTAATATAGTGTTGCTCTCAGGAGGTCCCGGAACAGGTAAATCCATCTTCGGCCAGCAGTTTCTCTACGCTGGTTTGGAGAGAGGGGAACCTGGAGTTCTCGTCTCCCTCGAGGAGCACCCGGTTCAGATTAGGATCATCATGTCCAAGTTTGGGTGGGACGTTAGGCGGTATGAGCGAGACGGCCGGTTCGCGATAGTCGACTGTTTCACAGGTGGTATAGGTGAGGCTGCTAAGAGAGAGCGCTATGTCGTCCGAGACCCTACAGACATACCGTCTCTTATGGACACTATAAAGGAGGCTATCTTAGACGTTAAAGCCCAGCGGGTTGTGATAGACTCGGTCTCGACACTTTACTTAACCAAGCCCGTCATGGCTAGGTCTACGCTGATGCAGATCAAGCGTATCCTATCCGGCCTCGGATGTACATCTATACTGGTGTCTCAGGTAAGCGTCACAGAGAGGGGGTTCGGAGGACCTGGTGTAGAGCATGCGGTCGACGGTATAATACGTCTAGACCTAGACGAGGTGGATGGAGAGCTTAAACGGTCTCTCATAGTCTGGAAGATGAGGGGTACAAGCCACTCCATGCGGAGACACCCGTTCGAGATAACCGATAAAGGTTTAATAGTGTTCCATGACAGGGTGTTTAAACTAGGGAGGGGAGTGGGATGAGCTTGGATATTCCCTTCAAGCCGCTGGGGAGGCAGGACATACATAAGCTGGAGTATGTGCTGCTGACGGCGACGATAACAAGGCCTGACATACTGGCTAGGCTTAAGGGCACCGAGGTTCAAGACCGGTTGACATGGGTAGATAGCCTAGGGGTTGCGGCCGGGGCTTTGGCTAGGGAGAAAGCTGGCCTCTCTGTTTCAGAGATAGCTGAGGAACTCGGTAGAAGCGAGGCTACTATAAGAAACCATCTAACCGGTAGAACCGAGGCAGGTAGACTTGTAAGAGAAACCTACGAGAAGCTTCTGAGAGGGGAGCTTAAGCCTGAGACCGTTCTTGTAGCCGTTCCGACCGAACAGGCTGAAGAAGTCGAGAAGCTTAAGAAGAAGCTCGAGGAGTATGAGAAAACCTTAGACGAAGTTAAGAAGCGGGTCAAAGAGGCTGTAGAGCTTCTTCAGACGCTACTTGAGTAAAAGTTAAAACCGACTAGGTAAACCCTTATTTTTTAGCCACGCGGGGGTAGCCAAGTCTGGTCTAAGGCGCAGGGCTTAGGACCCTGTGGGGTAGCCCTTCGTGGGTTCGAATCCCACCCCCCGCATCACCTAACACTAGAAAAGTGTTCTATCCATCTTCCTTGGAGAACGCGTTCTAAAGTGCTTGTTGTTAGCTAGGTTGTCAAAATTGGAACAAATAAAAGGGGTAGATTTAGAACGGTATGAAGAATCTGATGATCCATAGCAACCCGCTTAGGATCATTCCTATCATGCAACCTGTGACCGTTCCTGAAGCTATTGGAACACCATAGCCTTCGTAAAGCTTGGCGCCTCCAATCCTGAGAGTTATCATTTTAAGCACCCAAGCTACCAGGAAGGCCGACCATAGTCCGAAGAGGGCCGAGGCACATGTGGTACCCAGTATATAGCCTATGGGCTCAAGCGGGAACCATACAAATCTCGCGTGAAGCCAGCTTAAGGCGATTGCGATGATCGCTCCTAAATGCTGTATTCGACCCAAGGCTCACGGG contains:
- a CDS encoding KaiC domain-containing protein, coding for MTRVEKSRVDVGIPGMNEVLHGGIPRRNIVLLSGGPGTGKSIFGQQFLYAGLERGEPGVLVSLEEHPVQIRIIMSKFGWDVRRYERDGRFAIVDCFTGGIGEAAKRERYVVRDPTDIPSLMDTIKEAILDVKAQRVVIDSVSTLYLTKPVMARSTLMQIKRILSGLGCTSILVSQVSVTERGFGGPGVEHAVDGIIRLDLDEVDGELKRSLIVWKMRGTSHSMRRHPFEITDKGLIVFHDRVFKLGRGVG
- a CDS encoding helix-turn-helix domain-containing protein: MSLDIPFKPLGRQDIHKLEYVLLTATITRPDILARLKGTEVQDRLTWVDSLGVAAGALAREKAGLSVSEIAEELGRSEATIRNHLTGRTEAGRLVRETYEKLLRGELKPETVLVAVPTEQAEEVEKLKKKLEEYEKTLDEVKKRVKEAVELLQTLLE